Within the Deltaproteobacteria bacterium genome, the region CAGAATTTCGTCCTCGTCGGTCATCCCGGGGCAGAGGCTGGGCGGATCGTCGAAGCCCTGGTGTACCCGGCGTACCGGGCCGGGAAAAAAGGGGCAGGTTTCGTTGGCGTGGCCGCAGAGGGTGACCACCACGTCAAAGGCGTGGTCCGGCAACTCGTCCACTGTTTTGGAGAACTGCCCGTCCATGTCCACGCCCGCTTCTTCCATGACCTTGACCGCGTAAGGGTTCATGCCGTGTCGTTCGATGCCGGCAGAGGTGGCCTCGATTTCCCCTTTTTTCAGATGCTTGGCCCACCCCTCGGCCATTTGGCTGCGGCAGGAATTGCCGGTGCACAAGAAAAGAATGCGCATGGGAGACCTCATTTTTTGGGTTTGACCCGCACATGGCAGACGCCTTGCAGGGTGGCCACGGCGTGGGGGAAGTATTTGGCCCTAAAGCGCAGAGCCACGCCCACCAAGCCGATGAGCACCGGCACCTCGACCAACGGGCCGATGACCGCCGCGAAGGCCTGACCTGAGTTGATGCCGAAGACCGCGATGGCCACGGCGATGGCCAGCTCGAAATTGTTGGAGGCCGCAGTGAAACTCAGCGTCGTGGACTGTTCGTAGGTCGCTCCGGCCCTGGCCGAGAGATAGAACGA harbors:
- a CDS encoding arsenate reductase ArsC, which codes for MRILFLCTGNSCRSQMAEGWAKHLKKGEIEATSAGIERHGMNPYAVKVMEEAGVDMDGQFSKTVDELPDHAFDVVVTLCGHANETCPFFPGPVRRVHQGFDDPPSLCPGMTDEDEIL